One segment of Streptomyces sp. NBC_01463 DNA contains the following:
- a CDS encoding IS256 family transposase: MLSVVNEDGTTEAGSLIDEIVREGARRMLAAALEAEVDQYIAELAGQRDEAGRRLVVRNGRHRPRTVTTAAGPVEVAAPRVNDKRVDEATGERKRFSSKILPPWCRKSPKISEVLPLLYLHGLSSGDFVPAMEQFLGSSAGLSPATVTRLTKQWTADHAEFQRRDLAESDYVYVWADGVHPKVRLSETHSCLLVLMGVRVDGTKELIAIAEGLRESTESWADLLRDCRRRGMRDPMLMVGDGAMGLWRALAEVFPQARHQRCWVHKTRNVMNALPRSAQPGAKKALQEIYNAEDRTHADKAVKAFDKTYGAKWPKAVKKITGEVDELLAFYDFPAEHWVHLRTTNPIESTFSTVKLRTKVTRGAGSPAAALAMVFKLVESAQARWRAVNAPHLVSLVRVGARFEKGVLVEREEVSAA; this comes from the coding sequence GTGCTCAGCGTAGTCAACGAAGACGGCACCACCGAGGCCGGTTCCCTGATTGACGAGATCGTCCGGGAGGGCGCGAGGCGGATGCTAGCCGCCGCACTGGAGGCGGAAGTTGACCAGTACATAGCCGAGCTCGCCGGGCAGCGGGATGAGGCCGGTCGCCGACTGGTGGTCCGTAACGGCCGGCACCGTCCCCGAACGGTGACCACGGCCGCCGGGCCCGTCGAGGTCGCGGCCCCGCGTGTGAACGACAAGCGCGTCGACGAGGCCACCGGTGAGCGCAAGCGGTTCTCCTCGAAGATCCTCCCGCCGTGGTGTCGAAAGTCCCCGAAGATCAGCGAGGTCCTGCCGCTGCTCTACCTCCACGGCCTGTCCTCCGGCGACTTCGTGCCCGCAATGGAACAGTTCCTGGGTTCTTCGGCCGGCCTGTCGCCAGCCACCGTGACGCGGCTGACGAAGCAGTGGACCGCTGACCACGCCGAGTTCCAGCGCCGTGACCTGGCCGAATCCGACTACGTCTATGTCTGGGCCGACGGCGTCCACCCAAAGGTCCGCCTGTCCGAGACGCACTCCTGCCTCCTGGTCCTGATGGGCGTCCGCGTCGACGGCACCAAGGAACTGATCGCGATCGCCGAGGGGTTGCGCGAGTCCACCGAGTCCTGGGCCGACCTGCTGCGGGACTGCCGCCGACGCGGCATGCGCGACCCGATGCTCATGGTCGGTGACGGCGCGATGGGCCTGTGGCGGGCACTGGCGGAGGTGTTTCCGCAGGCCAGGCACCAGAGGTGTTGGGTTCACAAGACCCGCAATGTCATGAACGCGTTGCCGAGGTCCGCGCAGCCCGGCGCGAAGAAGGCTCTCCAGGAGATCTACAACGCTGAGGACCGCACGCACGCGGACAAGGCGGTCAAGGCGTTCGACAAGACGTACGGGGCAAAGTGGCCCAAGGCCGTCAAGAAGATCACCGGCGAGGTCGACGAGCTGCTGGCGTTCTACGACTTCCCCGCGGAGCATTGGGTCCATCTGCGCACGACAAATCCGATTGAATCGACTTTCAGCACGGTCAAGCTTCGAACCAAGGTCACCCGCGGGGCCGGCAGCCCGGCCGCTGCCCTCGCGATGGTCTTCAAGCTCGTCGAGTCCGCCCAGGCCCGATGGCGCGCGGTCAACGCGCCTCACCTGGTCTCCCTGGTCCGTGTCGGAGCCCGCTTCGAGAAGGGAGTCCTCGTCGAGCGCGAGGAAGTCTCAGCAGCCTGA
- a CDS encoding TetR family transcriptional regulator: MTGTTENQQAARRSDVTRATILDAARERFAADGYEKATIRAIAHDAKIDPSMVMRYYGNKAGLFAAAVAIDPGLPGLPLEPREEIGSTLVRHFLTLWEGNGELTALMRVGATDPAAADRMQSVLREQLIPLARRLGHEPEQAQARAALCVSTVLGLALTRYVLQFPASMALGREEIVDWLGPTIQRYLTAPTP; the protein is encoded by the coding sequence ATGACCGGCACCACGGAGAACCAGCAGGCCGCGCGGCGTTCCGACGTAACCCGCGCAACGATCCTCGACGCGGCCCGCGAGCGATTCGCGGCGGACGGCTACGAGAAGGCGACCATCCGGGCCATCGCGCACGACGCCAAGATCGACCCGTCGATGGTGATGCGCTACTACGGCAACAAGGCGGGCCTGTTCGCGGCGGCCGTCGCGATCGATCCCGGATTGCCGGGTCTGCCCCTCGAACCGCGGGAGGAGATCGGCAGTACGCTGGTGCGCCACTTCCTCACCCTGTGGGAGGGGAACGGGGAGCTCACCGCACTGATGCGGGTCGGTGCCACCGACCCGGCCGCCGCCGATCGCATGCAGAGCGTGCTGCGCGAGCAGCTGATCCCACTGGCTCGCAGGCTGGGCCATGAACCGGAGCAGGCGCAGGCTCGGGCGGCGCTGTGCGTCTCGACCGTGCTGGGGCTCGCGCTGACGCGCTACGTGTTGCAGTTCCCGGCGAGTATGGCGCTGGGCCGTGAGGAGATCGTGGACTGGCTCGGCCCCACGATCCAGCGGTACCTCACTGCTCCCACCCCCTGA
- a CDS encoding sulfite exporter TauE/SafE family protein, giving the protein MTMDVLHLVVLAAAGLLGGIGITALGPGGVLPTIGLFLFSGLTPAGVAGTAIVTHVATGLLGTAAYDRSGQLREADTRRCAAILAWIALVGAPLGVLLNTRVPSRGFGILLASAVAVSGILVWVRDARERRGDASAPGRVPAVRVAVVGLVVSVAAGLFGLGGPMLSVPLLVVSGMPVLAALAAAQAQSIVIASVGTVAYVAHGSVDWALAAVVGVPELAGVLIGWRIAHAVPAERLKYALVASLLVLGSYLAWHA; this is encoded by the coding sequence ATGACCATGGACGTTCTGCACCTCGTGGTCCTTGCCGCGGCCGGACTGCTCGGCGGCATCGGGATCACCGCACTCGGACCCGGGGGAGTGCTGCCCACCATCGGCCTCTTCCTCTTCTCCGGCCTTACGCCCGCCGGGGTGGCCGGCACCGCCATCGTCACGCATGTCGCCACGGGCCTGCTGGGCACGGCCGCGTACGACCGCTCCGGCCAGCTGCGCGAGGCGGATACCCGACGCTGCGCGGCGATCCTGGCATGGATCGCGCTGGTCGGCGCACCACTGGGCGTCCTGCTCAACACGCGTGTCCCGAGCCGCGGGTTCGGGATCCTGCTGGCCTCCGCGGTGGCAGTGAGCGGGATTCTCGTGTGGGTGCGCGATGCGCGGGAACGGCGCGGCGACGCATCGGCGCCAGGCCGGGTGCCGGCCGTACGCGTGGCGGTGGTTGGCCTGGTGGTGTCCGTCGCGGCAGGCCTGTTCGGGCTGGGCGGCCCGATGCTGTCCGTTCCCCTCCTCGTCGTGTCCGGCATGCCGGTCCTTGCGGCGCTTGCCGCGGCCCAGGCACAGTCGATCGTGATCGCGAGCGTCGGCACAGTGGCCTACGTGGCTCACGGGTCTGTGGACTGGGCCTTGGCGGCCGTGGTCGGCGTACCGGAACTGGCAGGGGTACTCATCGGCTGGCGGATCGCCCATGCCGTGCCGGCCGAGCGGCTCAAGTACGCCTTGGTAGCCAGCCTGCTGGTGCTCGGTTCCTACCTCGCCTGGCACGCCTGA
- a CDS encoding antibiotic biosynthesis monooxygenase, with the protein MTKLQSLDPITPMFAQFQKETGPIVLANTFLVPEERTEAFLDLFRRQAAFMRAQPGFVSLQMHKGTAGSRLLMNVAVWESTAALATALGSPEFQRMAAEFPDDIVSYPHIFEQIDA; encoded by the coding sequence ATGACCAAGCTGCAGAGTCTGGACCCGATCACACCGATGTTCGCGCAGTTCCAGAAGGAGACCGGGCCCATCGTCCTGGCCAACACCTTCCTCGTCCCGGAGGAGAGGACCGAGGCATTCCTGGACCTCTTCCGGAGGCAGGCCGCATTCATGAGGGCTCAGCCCGGATTCGTCTCCCTGCAGATGCACAAGGGAACGGCGGGCAGCCGGCTTCTGATGAACGTCGCGGTCTGGGAGTCGACCGCGGCGCTCGCCACGGCGCTCGGCAGCCCGGAGTTCCAGCGCATGGCGGCCGAGTTCCCCGACGACATCGTGTCGTACCCGCACATCTTCGAGCAGATCGACGCGTGA
- a CDS encoding TetR family transcriptional regulator, translating into MPEQPQTSRGAATYQRILDAATEEFAQHGIAGARIERVVKAARTNKAQLYAYFGDKERLFDAIFLSSLERITNVVPIDADDLAEWAVRLYDEYLRRPDLIRLATWTRLERRPAGHLVETHQHYDDRKLAAIAAAQAAGRIRAGDPFDIMAMVIAMSMAWSPVSNVYAASSQEPDAVHDQRRALLRGCVQSATAAGEGGTSPS; encoded by the coding sequence ATGCCGGAACAGCCCCAGACCTCGCGAGGCGCCGCGACGTATCAGCGCATCCTGGACGCCGCCACCGAAGAGTTCGCGCAGCACGGCATCGCCGGGGCACGCATCGAACGCGTCGTGAAGGCAGCGCGCACCAACAAGGCACAGCTCTATGCCTACTTCGGCGACAAGGAGCGGCTCTTCGACGCGATCTTCCTCAGTTCGCTGGAGCGCATCACCAACGTCGTGCCGATCGACGCCGACGATCTCGCGGAATGGGCCGTTCGTCTCTACGACGAGTACCTGCGCCGCCCCGACCTCATTCGGCTTGCGACCTGGACACGGCTGGAGCGCCGGCCTGCCGGGCACCTCGTCGAGACCCACCAGCACTACGACGACCGCAAGCTCGCGGCCATCGCCGCGGCCCAGGCCGCCGGGCGGATCCGCGCGGGTGACCCTTTCGACATCATGGCTATGGTCATCGCCATGTCCATGGCCTGGTCACCGGTCAGCAACGTATATGCGGCCAGCAGCCAGGAACCCGATGCCGTACATGACCAGCGCCGCGCGCTGCTCCGCGGCTGCGTCCAGAGCGCCACCGCGGCTGGTGAGGGCGGCACGTCCCCTTCGTGA
- a CDS encoding GntR family transcriptional regulator, whose product MTDARSSSTDEANGRAVRARRVADVLRQRIVEGDYESGTLPDERVLGRSLGATRNVVRAALDLLRDEGLVTRRRGIGTLVTARKAGHGLGRLTGLAEELTPYGTVTNEVREARLVQHAPPAVAERLMLPDGSAAVYIERLRHLDGSPLSLDSTWLAPDIGGPLLGLDLAWRDLFALIEENSGVRLGSAEITVHAVTAEPDTAQLLGIPNGSALFAIDRLTRLADGRPVDLESLRVRGDRFALHTVLERA is encoded by the coding sequence ATGACCGATGCCCGGTCGAGCAGTACAGACGAGGCCAACGGCAGGGCGGTGCGTGCGCGCCGTGTCGCCGATGTCCTGCGCCAGCGGATCGTCGAAGGCGACTACGAGAGCGGCACACTGCCGGACGAGCGCGTGCTGGGCCGCAGCCTCGGCGCCACGCGCAACGTCGTGCGCGCGGCACTGGACCTGTTGCGCGACGAGGGTCTGGTGACGCGGCGACGCGGCATCGGCACGCTTGTCACCGCACGCAAGGCAGGGCACGGACTCGGCCGCCTCACCGGTCTCGCCGAGGAACTCACCCCGTACGGGACTGTGACCAACGAGGTGCGCGAGGCCCGCCTGGTCCAGCACGCACCTCCGGCCGTTGCCGAACGGCTGATGCTTCCCGACGGCTCCGCTGCTGTGTACATCGAGCGGCTGCGCCACCTCGACGGTTCCCCTCTCTCGCTCGACTCGACCTGGCTCGCGCCGGACATCGGCGGCCCGCTGCTGGGACTCGACCTGGCGTGGCGCGACCTGTTCGCGCTCATCGAGGAGAACAGCGGCGTGCGCCTCGGCAGTGCCGAGATCACCGTTCACGCCGTCACCGCCGAACCGGACACCGCCCAACTGCTCGGTATCCCGAACGGATCCGCTCTCTTCGCCATCGACCGTCTCACCCGCCTCGCGGACGGCCGTCCCGTCGACCTCGAGTCGCTGCGAGTGCGCGGCGACCGGTTCGCCCTGCATACCGTGCTCGAGCGGGCATGA
- a CDS encoding phospholipase D-like domain-containing protein yields the protein MTTTQNSPELPQALPEARTRASAEERITRIRRRLERLIGIAATEGNALVPLRNGDEIFAAMLDGIRSAQHTVDMMTFVYWKGDIARQFAQTLAERARAGVRVRLLLDGFGSRLIEAEQLEAMEQAGVQVAWFRKPLYLSPLKQNHRCHRKVLVVDEGTAFTGGVGIAEEWCGNARNEHEWRDTHVQVRGPAVDGIAAAFAQNWAECHDDLFDDHDRFIEHSPQGNSIVQVVRGSASFGWQDMQTLMRVMLESAEERFRLCTAYFAPDTYFIELLCAAARRGVEVEILLPGPHTDKRVCQLAGQHFYEDLTACGVKIFQYQPTMMHAKVITVDHVAALIGSTNFNRRSLDHDEEVMLAVLDQEFTATLDGHFDEDVALSEQISRGRWKKRSLAQRAREVAVLPIRRYL from the coding sequence ATGACCACTACACAGAACTCCCCGGAACTACCCCAGGCTCTTCCTGAGGCTCGCACGAGAGCCTCGGCCGAGGAGCGCATCACACGGATAAGACGAAGGCTGGAGCGGCTGATAGGCATCGCGGCCACCGAAGGCAATGCCCTGGTGCCCTTGCGGAACGGGGACGAGATCTTCGCGGCGATGCTGGACGGCATCCGATCAGCCCAGCACACGGTTGACATGATGACGTTCGTCTACTGGAAGGGCGACATCGCCCGCCAGTTCGCCCAGACGCTTGCCGAACGCGCCCGTGCGGGCGTACGGGTGCGCCTGCTGCTGGACGGCTTCGGCAGCCGGCTCATCGAGGCCGAGCAGCTTGAGGCGATGGAACAGGCCGGCGTGCAGGTGGCATGGTTCCGCAAGCCGCTGTACCTGTCGCCGTTGAAGCAGAACCACCGTTGTCACCGCAAGGTCCTGGTCGTGGATGAAGGGACGGCCTTTACCGGCGGTGTCGGGATCGCGGAGGAGTGGTGCGGCAACGCGCGCAACGAGCACGAGTGGCGCGACACCCACGTCCAGGTCCGGGGCCCGGCCGTGGACGGGATCGCCGCCGCGTTCGCCCAGAACTGGGCCGAGTGCCACGACGACCTCTTCGACGACCACGATCGCTTCATCGAGCACAGCCCGCAGGGCAACTCGATCGTTCAGGTGGTGCGCGGCTCAGCCAGCTTCGGCTGGCAGGACATGCAGACTCTGATGCGCGTCATGCTGGAATCGGCCGAGGAACGCTTCCGGCTGTGCACCGCCTATTTCGCACCCGACACCTACTTCATAGAGCTCCTCTGCGCGGCCGCCCGGCGCGGCGTCGAGGTGGAGATCCTGCTGCCCGGCCCGCACACCGACAAGCGGGTCTGCCAGCTGGCGGGTCAGCACTTCTACGAGGACCTCACCGCCTGCGGGGTCAAGATCTTCCAGTACCAGCCGACGATGATGCACGCCAAGGTGATCACCGTCGATCACGTTGCCGCACTGATCGGATCGACGAACTTCAACCGGCGCTCTCTCGACCACGACGAAGAGGTCATGCTCGCCGTCCTGGACCAGGAGTTCACCGCGACGCTGGACGGGCACTTCGATGAGGACGTGGCCCTGAGCGAACAGATCAGCCGCGGCCGATGGAAGAAACGCTCGTTGGCACAACGTGCCCGCGAGGTGGCCGTTCTGCCCATCCGCCGGTACTTGTGA
- a CDS encoding hydroxyacid dehydrogenase: MPNPRLAALISPERAADVIDTATRRLLDERFEVVWADDRHTAGPAGAGNPPALDPAALPELAAGADVLLTSWGTPKLGEELWAGGQGPKVVAHAAGTVKHLIDPVVLDHGVGVFSAGQRIAWSVGEYCLGALLTLARRLPRFDGAIRSGGWKQTAYRGHELAGAKVGIIGASSTARALIAMLQPFGCDIAVYDPYLPPARAQELGVRTTTLEDAAHSPFLSIHVPNVPETKGMITRELIENLPEGAVVVNSSRGPAIDQQALLDHALGGRIYAALDVYDPEPTTFDATVLRAPNLLFTPHIAGDTAEGHLALAGYVLRDALQWLADGTRGPSFVDPAAWSISA; encoded by the coding sequence GTGCCGAACCCCCGACTCGCGGCCCTCATCTCACCCGAACGTGCCGCCGATGTCATCGACACAGCCACGCGCCGACTTCTCGACGAACGCTTCGAGGTCGTCTGGGCGGATGACAGGCACACGGCGGGCCCGGCCGGGGCGGGTAACCCTCCTGCTCTCGACCCGGCCGCCCTGCCCGAGTTGGCCGCCGGCGCCGACGTCCTGCTCACCAGCTGGGGTACGCCGAAGCTCGGCGAGGAGTTGTGGGCCGGAGGCCAGGGCCCCAAGGTCGTCGCGCACGCGGCCGGCACGGTGAAGCACCTGATCGACCCGGTCGTCCTCGACCACGGCGTCGGTGTCTTCTCTGCCGGTCAGCGGATCGCCTGGTCGGTCGGCGAGTACTGCCTCGGCGCCCTGCTGACCCTCGCCCGCCGGCTTCCGCGGTTCGACGGCGCGATCCGGTCCGGCGGCTGGAAGCAGACGGCGTACCGCGGCCACGAGCTGGCAGGCGCCAAGGTCGGGATCATCGGCGCGAGCAGCACCGCCCGCGCACTGATCGCCATGCTCCAACCGTTCGGCTGCGACATCGCGGTCTACGACCCGTACCTGCCGCCCGCACGCGCGCAGGAACTCGGCGTACGGACGACGACGCTCGAGGACGCCGCACACAGTCCGTTCCTGAGCATCCACGTCCCGAACGTGCCCGAGACCAAGGGCATGATCACCCGCGAGCTGATCGAGAACCTGCCCGAAGGGGCGGTCGTGGTCAACTCGTCACGCGGCCCCGCGATCGACCAGCAAGCACTCCTGGACCACGCACTCGGCGGCCGGATCTATGCGGCCCTGGACGTCTACGACCCCGAGCCCACGACGTTCGACGCGACCGTCCTCCGGGCCCCGAACCTCCTGTTCACCCCGCACATAGCCGGCGACACCGCCGAAGGACACCTC
- a CDS encoding GNAT family N-acetyltransferase, with amino-acid sequence MIDDLPAGLTARHLANEDHLRVLTVLDTWWGGLKGKAGSAERALLLPRLYFQHFTTTSFLVEHDTGEIAAFLVGFLSPAQPDTAYVHFVGVDPVLHGQGIGSTLYRAFFTLAQSHGRRYVHCITSPENVASRAFHARLGFAASAVQPDYDGPGLDRVAFTIDLSAHPVPIA; translated from the coding sequence ATGATCGACGATCTTCCTGCCGGCCTGACGGCTCGACATCTCGCCAACGAAGACCATCTCCGGGTGCTCACCGTACTGGACACTTGGTGGGGTGGCCTGAAGGGGAAGGCAGGTTCGGCCGAACGGGCGCTGCTTCTGCCCCGGCTGTACTTCCAGCATTTCACCACCACCAGTTTTCTCGTCGAGCACGACACTGGCGAGATAGCCGCCTTCCTGGTCGGCTTCCTGTCGCCGGCACAGCCCGACACCGCTTACGTGCACTTCGTCGGTGTCGACCCCGTACTGCATGGTCAGGGCATCGGGAGCACCCTCTACCGGGCATTCTTCACACTCGCTCAGTCCCACGGGCGCCGCTACGTGCACTGCATCACCAGCCCGGAGAACGTCGCGTCGCGGGCATTTCACGCGCGGCTCGGTTTCGCGGCCTCAGCCGTGCAGCCGGACTACGACGGTCCGGGACTTGATCGGGTGGCGTTCACCATCGACCTTTCCGCGCATCCGGTGCCCATCGCCTAG
- a CDS encoding LysR substrate-binding domain-containing protein: MDFTLQQLRGFIAVAEELHYGRAAQRLNLTQPPLTRQIQALERILDVRLFDRPGRGVRLTAAGGVFLEHARRVLALLEVAPEATRRAADGTTGTLRLAFTAIGAYAVLADFLTLVAERTPGVTAELTELVSPAQFEALANLDIDLGLVRPPIPEKFESLLVHSEDLVLAVPDSHPLASGEGPVSLTDATADYIGYSPEGSQYLHDICAAMIGMDRYAVSQLASQVPTMLALVRAGLGCALIPRSITAMRVEGIRYRELDAADAHSVTLHACWSPDNPNPALRRLAEALREE, translated from the coding sequence ATGGATTTCACGCTTCAGCAACTCCGTGGCTTCATCGCCGTCGCCGAAGAACTGCACTACGGGCGGGCGGCGCAGCGCCTGAACCTGACCCAGCCGCCGCTGACCCGCCAGATCCAGGCCCTTGAGCGGATACTTGATGTCCGACTGTTCGACCGCCCCGGCCGCGGGGTCCGGCTGACCGCGGCCGGCGGAGTGTTCCTGGAGCACGCCCGCCGCGTGCTCGCGCTGCTGGAGGTCGCTCCGGAGGCGACCCGGCGCGCGGCCGACGGGACGACCGGGACACTGCGGCTCGCGTTCACCGCGATCGGCGCGTACGCCGTACTCGCCGACTTCCTGACCTTGGTCGCCGAACGGACGCCGGGTGTGACGGCGGAACTGACGGAGCTGGTGAGTCCCGCGCAGTTCGAGGCACTGGCGAATCTCGATATCGATCTCGGGCTGGTGCGGCCGCCGATCCCGGAGAAGTTCGAGTCGCTGCTGGTGCACTCGGAGGACCTGGTCCTCGCCGTACCGGACTCGCATCCGCTGGCGTCCGGAGAGGGGCCGGTGTCGCTGACCGATGCCACCGCCGACTACATCGGGTACAGCCCGGAGGGCTCGCAGTATCTGCACGACATCTGCGCGGCGATGATCGGCATGGACCGGTACGCCGTGAGTCAACTGGCTTCACAGGTACCGACGATGCTCGCGCTGGTGCGTGCCGGACTGGGATGTGCGCTGATCCCACGGTCGATCACGGCGATGCGGGTCGAGGGCATCCGGTACCGCGAACTGGACGCGGCCGACGCGCATTCGGTGACGCTGCACGCCTGCTGGAGCCCCGACAACCCGAACCCGGCGCTGCGGCGGCTGGCCGAGGCCCTGCGCGAGGAATAG
- a CDS encoding MarR family transcriptional regulator: protein MSQKGVGVDLDKSLGYLLKEASSALRAAMEEVLRPLGMSVTHYSCLELLAQRPGLSNSELARGAFVTRQSMNVLLQTLERDGYVIRPAEAAVGKVLPARLTPSGRRSLEKATAAVRSVELRMLAGLTETEQSGAFRILQSMTRSLRDGNDDA, encoded by the coding sequence ATGAGTCAAAAGGGTGTCGGTGTCGATCTGGACAAATCGCTGGGCTACCTGCTGAAAGAGGCTTCGAGTGCCCTGCGCGCAGCCATGGAAGAGGTGCTACGGCCGCTGGGCATGAGCGTGACGCACTACTCCTGCCTGGAGCTGCTCGCTCAGCGACCGGGCCTGTCGAACTCCGAGCTCGCGCGTGGCGCGTTCGTGACCCGGCAGTCGATGAACGTACTGCTCCAGACCCTGGAGCGCGACGGCTACGTGATCAGGCCCGCCGAAGCGGCCGTCGGCAAGGTTCTTCCCGCCCGGCTCACACCCAGCGGCCGACGGAGCCTGGAGAAGGCGACCGCGGCGGTCCGGTCCGTCGAGCTGAGAATGCTGGCCGGCCTCACCGAGACCGAGCAGTCAGGCGCGTTCCGAATCCTGCAGAGCATGACCCGTTCCCTGCGTGACGGCAACGACGACGCATAG
- a CDS encoding NAD(P)-dependent alcohol dehydrogenase → MRTTTGWQAAGPTALRRTSLERRDLRPDDIAVQVDYCGVCHSDLHALQAYDQQAGSPLVPGHEFSGVVTATGPDVTTFSIGDRVAVGNIVDSCGECAMCEAGQENFCHSFPTLTYGGADRQDGATTLGGYSREYVVRDAFAYPLPAGLDPAGAAPLMCAGVTVWEPLHSLGVGPGSRVAVAGLGGLGHLAVKMAVALGATTTVISRSQDKRDDARKLGAHDLIDSTDARLMASARDTFDVVIDTISAPHDLAPYLKLVAMDGALSLLGYLGPVTVEAMDLLIGRKKLSSAGSGGRPATAEMLQFCADNGIAADIEVLPSSQVDTALDRLRRNDVRYRFVLDMSDLD, encoded by the coding sequence ATGCGAACGACCACCGGATGGCAGGCGGCCGGACCGACTGCGCTGCGGCGCACGTCACTGGAGCGCCGTGACCTGCGCCCGGATGACATCGCGGTGCAGGTCGACTACTGCGGCGTGTGCCACAGCGACCTGCATGCCCTGCAGGCGTACGACCAGCAAGCGGGATCGCCCCTGGTGCCTGGTCACGAATTCAGCGGTGTGGTGACCGCGACCGGCCCCGACGTGACCACCTTCTCGATCGGCGACCGCGTCGCGGTGGGCAACATCGTCGACTCCTGCGGCGAGTGCGCCATGTGCGAAGCCGGACAGGAGAATTTCTGCCACTCCTTCCCGACGCTGACCTACGGCGGCGCTGACCGGCAGGACGGGGCGACCACCCTGGGTGGCTACTCCCGCGAGTACGTCGTGCGCGATGCCTTCGCCTACCCGCTCCCTGCCGGACTTGACCCGGCTGGGGCGGCCCCGCTGATGTGCGCCGGCGTCACTGTGTGGGAACCCCTGCACTCCCTCGGCGTCGGCCCCGGCAGTCGCGTCGCTGTGGCCGGGCTGGGCGGGCTTGGCCACCTCGCAGTCAAGATGGCCGTGGCACTCGGCGCCACCACGACTGTCATCAGCCGATCCCAGGACAAGCGTGACGACGCCCGCAAGCTCGGCGCTCACGACCTCATCGACTCCACCGACGCCCGGCTCATGGCCTCGGCACGCGACACCTTCGACGTCGTCATCGATACCATCTCCGCCCCTCACGACCTCGCGCCGTACCTCAAGCTGGTGGCGATGGACGGCGCCCTCAGCCTCCTCGGGTACCTGGGCCCCGTCACCGTCGAGGCCATGGACCTGCTCATCGGCCGCAAGAAGCTCAGTTCCGCGGGCAGCGGAGGCCGCCCGGCGACAGCAGAGATGCTCCAGTTCTGCGCCGACAACGGCATTGCCGCCGACATCGAAGTACTCCCGTCGTCACAGGTGGACACGGCACTCGACCGCCTCCGGCGAAACGATGTCCGCTACCGCTTCGTGCTCGACATGTCCGACCTTGACTGA
- a CDS encoding VOC family protein produces MPATGPDFISLQVRDLDASQAFYEQYLGLVRSQAGPPHAVVFETKPIAFALRDVLPGTDLTSVAQPGIGAAIWLRATDVQAIHDVLVSDGRTIVSAPIDGPFGRTFTFADPDGYHITLHDRA; encoded by the coding sequence ATGCCCGCCACCGGACCCGACTTCATCTCGCTCCAGGTACGCGACCTCGACGCGTCGCAGGCGTTCTACGAGCAGTACCTCGGCCTCGTCCGCTCACAGGCCGGACCGCCGCACGCCGTCGTCTTCGAGACGAAGCCGATCGCGTTCGCGCTCCGCGACGTCCTTCCCGGCACCGATCTCACATCCGTTGCCCAGCCCGGAATCGGCGCCGCGATCTGGCTCCGTGCCACAGACGTCCAGGCCATCCACGATGTTCTCGTCTCCGACGGCCGCACCATCGTCTCCGCACCGATCGACGGCCCCTTCGGCCGGACATTCACCTTCGCCGACCCGGACGGCTACCACATCACCCTCCACGACCGCGCCTGA
- a CDS encoding GNAT family N-acetyltransferase, with product MVVTSADRLGFVAWRKVTASRSSYCWNIGAQLLPEARGRGLGTQAQRLLTRYLFAYTPVFRLEADTETGNIAEQRALEKTGFIREGVLRSFVFRDGQWRDVVRYSLLRDEVA from the coding sequence ATGGTGGTGACCAGCGCCGACCGGCTCGGCTTCGTGGCATGGCGGAAGGTCACGGCATCGAGGAGCTCGTACTGCTGGAACATCGGAGCCCAGTTGCTGCCGGAAGCCCGTGGCCGAGGTCTCGGCACCCAGGCTCAACGGCTGCTGACGCGGTACCTGTTCGCGTACACGCCGGTGTTCAGGCTCGAGGCGGACACGGAGACGGGAAACATTGCTGAGCAGCGCGCGCTCGAAAAGACGGGCTTCATTCGCGAGGGCGTGCTGCGCAGCTTCGTGTTCCGGGACGGGCAGTGGCGGGACGTGGTGCGCTACAGCCTGCTCCGCGACGAGGTGGCGTGA